ATCGTTTCTCCGATCGGAACGATGCGAGTTTGGCTGACTGTCGTCACCGAGAGATACTCCATGAGGAGTCCATCGTCACTGATTGTCCGATGAAGCTCTTTGAGTGCACCGCCAATAGTGCCATGGTGATCGTAAGCGAATCGAACGACTTCTGCACCAAGATGCGTGAGGGTCTCTCCGGTAGGCTCGTTATCGACGAGACCGAGAAGAATCAAACCACGACGACCGCCTGATACGCTGTTAATCTCGTTCTCGGCGTAGACCTCGTGTGTGTCACCCTCTGCGGCGAGGGCGAGTGCATACCCGAGATAGTTCTTTAGAGGGTTGACCGGAAAACTCCCGTCGGTGAGCTGGTGGGTAGTTGCTTGGAAGCGGATCGCGTTGATGGTGGTTGAGAGTCCCCGACACCAGTGGCACGAGAGGGCTCGCCGAGTGTGCCAGTGTGGGTATCCTCGACATCGATGATACCGAGTGTGTTCCGCTCGTTGAGCTTGAGAACGAGATTACCACTAGGTCGATCGGGACGTTCAGTCATCATTAGCCCTTCCACTGATAGAGCACATGATGCTTCTGATACTTCTGAAAGAGACATGGAAGTCCCTAGTTGATGTGCGGTCAAACTCAGTTCTCTCCCTGAGTTCTACACGGAAAGATCGGACCGACGAGGTTGTTCTGCCAGAGCGATGCACCAATAATTATCGGTGCTACGAAGCAGCCTCTTCGAGCGCTAGTATCTCGGATTCGCCCGCACGTATCGAGAGCTTCCCGACTAGAACGAGCCCATCAGTAACGATCAGATCGGAGAACTCCGTGTCCTCCGCGTCACCGATCTCCCACTGCTGGCTTCCATCAGCGGCATCGAGCGCGAACGCTCTTCCCCCTTCCACGGTTCCACGCTCGCTGGGGAAGTCTGCAAAGCCCGCCGCGTGGCTATAGAGGACGCCATCTGCGACCACTGGCGCCCCGATGACGACATCGCTCTCGAACAGCGTAGTCCACTGCTCGGACCCGTCAGTCGTCGAAAGCGCATAGATCCCTGCTGCACCCTCACGTTGGTAGTCAGTCAAACCGAAATACACAGTCCCATCAACGACAGCCGGTGCTGAGGCGTGAGCGTCTTCGGCCGGTCGTCCGTCAATGGTGACGGCATACTCCCACTGCTCGGACCCATCGCTTGCTGAGAGCGCACGCAGTCCCGGTGAGATGGACACATAGACCGTTCCGTTCGCGACGGTAAGGTGATGCCCGCCGTCAGGGTTGCGCCAGAGTTCCTCGCCATCGGTGTCGATCGCGATCACTTCTGAGCCGGCTACGTAGATAGTGTCGTTCAATACTGCTGGTGCAGATGGTCTCTCACGATCAAGGTCAAGCGAATGCTCCCACTGTACTGTTCCGTCAGTCGCCGAAAGGGCGAGTAGTGATCCCTCGAATTCGTCGGAGTCGCTGGACTCGGGGTTTCCGACAATCACGTATAGATCGTCGTCGATCACTGGTGCGTGCTGTGGTTGAAGTAGTTCCTGGCGCCATCGTTCGGTGCCGTCGGTCGTTGAGAGAGCGATGATACCGTTCCACTCACCGCCCACGGCAGCATACACGGTCTCATCTGTTGCAGACAGATTGGCAAAAGAACCGTCGGTTTGCATACTCCACCGCTCGGATCCGTCTGTAAGTCGGAGTGCTCGTACAGTACCGGATTCACTCAGGTAGACACAGCCACCAACGATGACGCCGCTGTCGCTTCCGGGTGCTGACCATCGTGTCCGTACATCGTCTTTCGGTCCGCTTGCGGCGGTTGAAGCTGTTCGACCGGCGTCCGCTCGCGGCTGGGGCCAATTGTTGTTCGGAGCACCACTCACAGTGCCCGTGAAGGCACCGGCAGCGATGATGCCGCCAGTTAACTGAATAAAGTTCCGTCGCCCAATCTCATCGACTCCTACTGATTGGCGCATGAGGGCTCTATCATGCTTCTCTGAATAAAACCCCCACACGAAATATCAAGTACAGCATCTATGGAGATCTATCTGAACTCCCAGTACCAATTTCATTTTTCTCCTTGTCTGAACTACTGATGAGACACCGTCGTCAGGTCGGAGCGTCGGCGTCAGGCACAGATCCCGCAACCCAGCCTCCGGAATGTCGTATATCAAACGCTTGTGTGAGGACGAGCAAGCGACAGCGTCGCCCCTGAGTGGACGAACTGCGAACCGATATATGGTACGGCCCCGTGCTGAATGGACATACGCACTCACCGCGTTCGGAGATTATCGCTCCTAGCGCGTCGGATCAAACTGCGAGAGGTGATGGATCCAGTGTCAGAACCGTCTGGAGGAGCACTACCACTAAATAGTGGCCACGTTGAGGTCCTACTGTCGACACGAAACGAAATACGCTACTTAGGAGTCAATTACGAACGCCAGTAGGAGGAACGTTTTCCGAGTAGCCAAACTGAGCTAGTGGAGACTCATTCGTAGCGAGGTAATACGCGCCAAGAAGGTCCGTCTCGATCTCTTGGCGTTTGTGAGCGGCGTCGAGATCGAGACGCTTGGCATACGCGAACAGAGCGTGCCCGCCGAAGACGGTCTCGTGGTTGTAGAGACGGGAGGGAATCGCACTCGATTCGCCAATGTAGGCCAACGGTGCATCGCTGTTTTTATACCAGATTCGATACAGGCCGTTGTCCGGCGGAGTGGCTTCGAGGCGCTGGTCTAATCGATATGGTTCGGACCAGTCGAGCCCCATCCACTCTCGGGCTCGTGGCGTTTCCCATAGTTGCCAGTTAGGTGGCTCAATACCTTGTTCTGCGTTTGGTTCCTCGTCGCCTTCGTCGAGGAGACCTCCTTTGAACGCAGGGTCGCTATAGCTGTACGACGATTGTTTGTAGCCGCTGATGATCCGCCCGAAGTTAGCGGTCGGACTCCGATCGGTAGCACGCCGATGGAGGGCGATGAATGCCGTTTCGAGTCCCTTTCGTTGTTGCTTGTCTCCCAGTTCTGTGGCGCTCACGTGTGAGACTTCGAGAGCGGGGCCAACCTCATGCCTGATGGCCCAGAGACAGGGAGCTGCCGTATGCGGATCGCGATAGGGCATCTCCTCGGCATAGACACCTCGTGCAAGGCTCTGGATCCGTCGGCGGATATCGCCCGATTCACCGATGTATTCGAGATACAGACGATCGGCGTCCTGGTGACGAATCCGGTATAGTCCTGGTTCTCGTGGGACGGTCCCAAA
The genomic region above belongs to Halalkalicoccus sp. NIPERK01 and contains:
- a CDS encoding GIY-YIG nuclease family protein — protein: MIEYEFYSSDWGGVAWSDWLPLNSNSFGTVPREPGLYRIRHQDADRLYLEYIGESGDIRRRIQSLARGVYAEEMPYRDPHTAAPCLWAIRHEVGPALEVSHVSATELGDKQQRKGLETAFIALHRRATDRSPTANFGRIISGYKQSSYSYSDPAFKGGLLDEGDEEPNAEQGIEPPNWQLWETPRAREWMGLDWSEPYRLDQRLEATPPDNGLYRIWYKNSDAPLAYIGESSAIPSRLYNHETVFGGHALFAYAKRLDLDAAHKRQEIETDLLGAYYLATNESPLAQFGYSENVPPTGVRN
- a CDS encoding PQQ-binding-like beta-propeller repeat protein, yielding MRQSVGVDEIGRRNFIQLTGGIIAAGAFTGTVSGAPNNNWPQPRADAGRTASTAASGPKDDVRTRWSAPGSDSGVIVGGCVYLSESGTVRALRLTDGSERWSMQTDGSFANLSATDETVYAAVGGEWNGIIALSTTDGTERWRQELLQPQHAPVIDDDLYVIVGNPESSDSDEFEGSLLALSATDGTVQWEHSLDLDRERPSAPAVLNDTIYVAGSEVIAIDTDGEELWRNPDGGHHLTVANGTVYVSISPGLRALSASDGSEQWEYAVTIDGRPAEDAHASAPAVVDGTVYFGLTDYQREGAAGIYALSTTDGSEQWTTLFESDVVIGAPVVADGVLYSHAAGFADFPSERGTVEGGRAFALDAADGSQQWEIGDAEDTEFSDLIVTDGLVLVGKLSIRAGESEILALEEAAS